Proteins encoded together in one Sulfitobacter pontiacus window:
- a CDS encoding 2-dehydro-3-deoxygalactonokinase, producing MQHYAEWIAVDWGTSNLRVWMMGADGKPFASDRSDKGMAGLTQDGFEPALLSLIDPYLNPDHVTPVICAGMVGAREGWREAAYVATPCAPPDARAAVAVQAHDPRIAVHILPGVKQMAAPDVMRGEETQIAGVLHSQPAFDGILCLPGTHTKWVHISAGEIVSFQTCMTGEMFALLASQSVLRHSVTTAEWDEDSFIDGVTQAMDSPQSFASRLFGLRAGGLLQGTPAGSARARLSGLLVGLELAGTRPYWLGRHVAILGADSVAAHYRNALAAQGVQAETLDNAGLTLAGLTSAYRSLKGALV from the coding sequence GTGCAACACTACGCTGAATGGATCGCTGTCGATTGGGGCACGTCAAACCTGCGGGTCTGGATGATGGGGGCCGATGGCAAGCCTTTTGCCTCTGACAGGTCTGACAAGGGGATGGCGGGGCTGACGCAGGACGGGTTCGAACCTGCCTTGCTTTCGTTGATAGACCCCTACCTAAATCCGGACCATGTGACCCCAGTGATCTGCGCGGGTATGGTGGGCGCCCGCGAAGGCTGGCGCGAGGCCGCCTATGTCGCCACGCCCTGCGCGCCTCCGGATGCGCGGGCGGCGGTTGCGGTACAAGCCCATGACCCGCGGATCGCAGTGCACATCCTGCCCGGCGTGAAACAGATGGCTGCCCCTGACGTGATGCGCGGCGAGGAAACCCAGATCGCAGGGGTGCTGCACAGTCAGCCGGCGTTTGACGGCATCCTCTGTCTGCCCGGCACCCACACCAAATGGGTCCACATCAGCGCGGGCGAGATCGTGAGCTTCCAGACGTGCATGACCGGCGAGATGTTCGCGCTGCTGGCCAGCCAGTCGGTCCTGCGCCATTCGGTGACCACGGCAGAGTGGGACGAGGACAGCTTTATCGACGGCGTCACGCAGGCGATGGACAGCCCGCAAAGCTTCGCCTCCAGACTGTTCGGCCTCCGTGCAGGGGGGCTGTTGCAGGGCACACCCGCAGGGTCGGCGCGGGCGCGGCTGTCAGGGCTGCTTGTGGGGCTGGAGCTGGCCGGCACGCGCCCCTATTGGCTGGGCCGCCATGTCGCCATTCTGGGCGCAGACAGCGTCGCGGCGCATTACCGAAACGCTTTGGCCGCACAGGGGGTGCAGGCCGAAACACTGGATAACGCGGGTCTGACGCTGGCGGGCCTGACCTCTGCCTATCGTTCATTGAAAGGGGCCCTTGTATGA
- a CDS encoding 2-dehydro-3-deoxy-6-phosphogalactonate aldolase, which yields MSRNIIAILRGIQPHEAADICAALIDAGITRIEVPLNSPEPLKSIETMAQTYGADALIGAGTVLDVENVAAVGAVGGRMIVSPNADPSVITASKAAGMMSYPGVMTPTECFAALKAGADGLKLFPSFLLGVEGLKAIRAVLPAQTETYAVGGVGPSNFAEWLAAGVTGFGLGSSLYKPGQSAADVAQSARAAVRAYDKAALS from the coding sequence ATGAGCCGCAATATCATCGCCATTCTGCGTGGCATCCAGCCGCATGAGGCCGCCGACATCTGCGCCGCCTTGATCGACGCAGGCATCACCCGCATCGAGGTGCCGCTGAATTCGCCAGAACCGCTGAAATCCATCGAAACGATGGCCCAAACCTATGGGGCCGACGCGTTGATCGGTGCGGGCACGGTGCTGGACGTTGAAAACGTCGCGGCTGTGGGGGCTGTGGGGGGGCGGATGATTGTCTCTCCGAATGCGGACCCTTCTGTTATCACGGCAAGCAAGGCGGCGGGCATGATGTCCTATCCCGGTGTGATGACGCCCACGGAATGTTTTGCCGCGCTTAAGGCCGGGGCCGATGGGCTCAAGCTGTTTCCGTCGTTCCTGCTGGGGGTCGAAGGGCTCAAGGCGATCAGGGCGGTGCTTCCGGCGCAGACCGAAACCTATGCGGTTGGCGGCGTCGGCCCGTCGAATTTCGCGGAATGGCTTGCGGCAGGGGTGACGGGCTTTGGCCTTGGGTCCAGTCTGTATAAACCGGGGCAAAGCGCGGCTGATGTGGCGCAAAGCGCGCGCGCGGCGGTAAGGGCCTATGACAAGGCGGCCCTCTCTTGA
- a CDS encoding SMP-30/gluconolactonase/LRE family protein — translation MNATLFDARACALGEGPLWHPERGQLFWFDILGKTLMSRQGDKTLSWQFDECVSAAGWIDRDTLLVASETALWRFDLNGEERSLVVPLEADQPLTRSNDGRADPWGGFWIGTMGFNAERGAGAIYRYYKGALRLLFAEITISNAICFSPDRRFAYYTDTPTRQIMRVPLDATEGWPSAPPEVFVDLKKDKRNPDGAVVDSDGCLWNAQWGAAQVARYSPDGTLLQTVDIPAAQATCPAFGGADLRTLFVTSAAQGRDGAEDGQTFQLASDVRGQREHRIIL, via the coding sequence TTGAACGCCACACTCTTTGATGCGCGGGCGTGCGCGTTGGGCGAGGGGCCGCTGTGGCACCCCGAACGCGGCCAGCTGTTCTGGTTCGACATCCTCGGCAAAACCCTGATGTCGCGGCAGGGCGACAAAACGCTGTCGTGGCAGTTTGACGAATGCGTCTCTGCCGCCGGGTGGATCGATAGGGATACCCTGCTTGTCGCGTCCGAAACCGCGTTGTGGCGGTTCGACCTAAACGGAGAGGAGCGTTCCCTCGTCGTGCCACTCGAGGCGGATCAGCCGCTGACCCGATCCAACGACGGGCGCGCCGACCCGTGGGGCGGGTTCTGGATCGGGACAATGGGCTTCAACGCAGAGCGGGGGGCGGGGGCGATCTACCGCTACTACAAGGGCGCGCTGCGACTGCTTTTCGCGGAGATTACCATTTCGAACGCGATCTGCTTTTCGCCCGATCGACGATTTGCCTATTACACCGACACGCCCACGCGCCAGATCATGCGCGTGCCCCTTGATGCGACAGAGGGCTGGCCCTCGGCCCCGCCAGAGGTGTTCGTCGATCTCAAGAAAGACAAGCGTAACCCCGACGGCGCGGTTGTCGACAGCGACGGCTGCCTGTGGAACGCGCAATGGGGGGCCGCGCAGGTCGCCCGCTACAGCCCCGATGGCACCTTGTTGCAGACCGTTGATATTCCCGCAGCGCAGGCCACCTGTCCGGCCTTTGGCGGTGCGGATCTGCGGACGCTCTTTGTCACCTCAGCCGCGCAGGGCCGCGACGGGGCGGAGGATGGCCAGACCTTCCAGCTTGCCTCGGACGTGCGAGGCCAGCGGGAACACCGGATAATTTTGTGA
- a CDS encoding beta-galactosidase: MKRTLGTCYYPEQWPEEMWEADARRMVEAGLTWVRIGEFSWSKLEPQPGQYDWAWLDRAIEVLGAAGLRVVLGTPTATPPRWMLKRHPDMLAVDIEGRPRKFGSRRHYCFSHEGYQQECVTIATLMAKRYGANPHVAAWQIDNEYGCHDTVISYGDAAAHAFRGWLAQRYGTPAALNAAWGNTFWSMDYDSFDDIDPPNLTVTEANPAHRLAFRRFSSDQVVAFNRLQLDVIRAHSAAPVSHNYMGRITDFDHFAVGENLDIATWDSYPLGFLEDRVGADAAQQHRYARQGDPDFQAFHHDLYRAVGKGRWWVMEQQPGPVNWAPHNPVPLAGMVRLWTWEAFAHGAEAVCYFRWRQAPFAQEQLHAGLLRPDSADAFAMAEVRQVGAEMAKAPDVQPAQAPVALLFDYDADFAWATQPHGADLSYFGLVFHTYKALRRQGLSVDILPATCRDFDGYGLVMAPGMMHMPDALKQALARSAATVVYGPRSGARTSEMAIPVPLPPAIDGLDVTVTQVESLRHDIFVPLEGGGKVIRYRDVLDGTAEVILQTTDAEPVAMRDGQQIYLGGWLDEDTLDQFISGLCGEAGIDLLPMPEGVRTRTTGGERFWFNYSDTKVACHGVELPAAGVLRVPV; encoded by the coding sequence ATGAAACGAACCCTAGGGACTTGCTATTACCCTGAACAATGGCCCGAAGAGATGTGGGAAGCCGACGCCCGCCGCATGGTCGAAGCGGGCCTGACATGGGTGCGCATCGGCGAGTTTTCATGGAGCAAGCTAGAACCGCAACCCGGCCAGTATGACTGGGCGTGGCTGGACCGCGCGATCGAGGTTTTGGGGGCTGCCGGTTTGCGGGTTGTGCTGGGCACCCCCACCGCCACCCCGCCCCGCTGGATGCTGAAACGCCACCCCGACATGCTTGCCGTGGATATTGAAGGGCGTCCGCGCAAATTCGGGTCGCGCAGGCACTACTGTTTCAGCCACGAAGGCTATCAGCAGGAATGCGTCACGATTGCCACGTTGATGGCCAAACGCTATGGCGCGAACCCCCATGTGGCGGCGTGGCAGATCGACAATGAATACGGCTGCCACGACACGGTGATCTCTTATGGTGATGCGGCAGCCCATGCTTTTCGGGGCTGGCTGGCACAACGCTATGGTACCCCAGCCGCGCTGAATGCCGCGTGGGGGAATACGTTCTGGTCGATGGACTACGACAGTTTCGACGACATCGACCCGCCCAATCTGACCGTGACCGAAGCCAACCCTGCGCATCGTCTGGCGTTCCGGCGGTTCAGCTCGGATCAGGTGGTGGCATTCAACCGGCTTCAGCTTGACGTGATCCGCGCGCACAGCGCCGCCCCCGTGAGCCATAATTACATGGGCCGGATCACTGACTTTGACCATTTTGCGGTGGGGGAAAATCTTGATATCGCCACATGGGATAGCTACCCGCTGGGTTTCCTCGAGGATCGGGTCGGCGCGGATGCGGCGCAACAGCACCGCTATGCGCGGCAGGGCGACCCCGACTTTCAGGCGTTCCACCACGATCTTTACCGCGCCGTGGGCAAGGGGCGCTGGTGGGTGATGGAACAGCAGCCGGGGCCGGTCAACTGGGCCCCGCACAACCCCGTGCCACTGGCCGGTATGGTGCGTCTGTGGACATGGGAGGCCTTCGCCCACGGGGCCGAAGCGGTGTGCTATTTCCGCTGGCGACAGGCCCCTTTCGCCCAAGAGCAACTGCACGCTGGCTTGCTGCGCCCCGACAGTGCCGACGCCTTCGCGATGGCGGAGGTCCGGCAGGTCGGCGCAGAGATGGCCAAGGCTCCGGATGTGCAGCCCGCGCAGGCACCGGTCGCGCTGCTGTTCGACTATGACGCGGATTTCGCATGGGCGACCCAGCCCCATGGTGCGGATCTAAGCTATTTCGGGTTGGTCTTTCACACCTACAAGGCGCTGCGGCGTCAGGGGCTGTCGGTCGATATCCTGCCCGCCACCTGCCGCGATTTTGACGGCTACGGGCTGGTGATGGCACCGGGGATGATGCACATGCCGGACGCTCTGAAGCAGGCGCTGGCGCGCAGCGCGGCGACGGTCGTCTATGGCCCCCGCAGCGGCGCGCGCACGTCCGAGATGGCAATCCCCGTGCCGCTGCCCCCCGCAATCGACGGGTTGGACGTGACGGTCACGCAGGTCGAAAGCCTGCGGCATGACATCTTCGTGCCGCTGGAGGGCGGTGGGAAAGTGATCCGCTACCGTGATGTGCTGGACGGCACGGCAGAGGTGATCTTGCAGACCACTGACGCAGAGCCGGTTGCCATGCGCGACGGGCAGCAGATCTATCTGGGGGGCTGGCTGGATGAGGACACGCTCGACCAATTCATCAGCGGTCTGTGCGGCGAGGCAGGGATTGACCTGCTGCCGATGCCCGAAGGGGTACGTACCCGCACGACGGGGGGCGAACGGTTCTGGTTCAATTATTCAGATACAAAAGTGGCCTGCCACGGTGTCGAACTGCCTGCCGCAGGTGTTCTGCGTGTGCCGGTCTGA
- a CDS encoding MetQ/NlpA family ABC transporter substrate-binding protein, producing the protein MLRIATLTSTLALMATSLMAEQIKVGVSPGEHAEIMEEVARVAEPMGLEIDVVEFSDYVVPNQALADGDIEANSFQHVPYLEAQMKDRGFALAVVGNTITTPMGIYSDKITDIAALEEGATFGIPNDPTNGGRALLVLQQLGMIKVDPAAGLVPTVLDITENPKDLSFKELDAAQLPRSLADLDAALINTNYAIASGLSPKEDSIAMESADNPYVNVIVVQEGKEDAPWVKTLLEAYHSDEIKAFIDESYHGTVITSW; encoded by the coding sequence ATGCTACGCATTGCGACCCTGACCTCTACCCTCGCGCTTATGGCGACATCGCTGATGGCCGAGCAGATCAAAGTCGGTGTTTCCCCCGGCGAGCACGCCGAGATCATGGAAGAGGTCGCCCGTGTGGCCGAACCCATGGGCCTTGAGATCGACGTTGTCGAATTCTCTGACTATGTGGTGCCGAACCAGGCGCTGGCCGATGGCGACATCGAGGCGAACTCCTTCCAGCACGTGCCTTACCTTGAAGCACAGATGAAAGACCGCGGCTTTGCGCTGGCTGTTGTGGGCAACACGATCACCACGCCGATGGGCATCTATTCGGACAAAATCACCGATATTGCCGCGCTTGAAGAAGGCGCGACCTTTGGCATCCCGAACGACCCCACCAATGGCGGGCGCGCGTTGCTGGTGCTGCAACAGCTTGGCATGATCAAGGTCGACCCCGCTGCGGGTCTGGTGCCCACCGTTCTGGACATCACCGAGAACCCCAAAGACCTGTCGTTCAAAGAACTCGACGCAGCGCAGCTGCCCCGTTCGCTGGCCGATCTGGATGCGGCGCTGATCAACACCAACTACGCCATCGCCTCGGGTCTTAGCCCCAAGGAAGATTCCATCGCGATGGAAAGCGCCGACAACCCCTATGTGAACGTGATTGTTGTGCAAGAGGGCAAGGAAGACGCGCCTTGGGTCAAGACCCTGCTAGAGGCGTATCACTCGGACGAAATCAAAGCTTTCATCGACGAAAGCTACCACGGGACAGTCATTACATCGTGGTAA
- a CDS encoding methionine ABC transporter permease yields MSANLINLLIEATGQTLYMVAISALLGTLLGLPLGLFLATSQRGELLSAPWVNKVLGLVVNATRSVPFIILVVAIIPFTRMVAGTSIGTTAAIVPLTIATVPFIARLVENAIREVDSGLIEAARAMGATPLQIIRKVLLPEALPGITLGLTLAIVSLIGYSAMVGAVGGEGLGDLGIRYGYQRFMPDVMAVVVIILIVLVQLVQSIGERIAAAVDKRATKSGGQ; encoded by the coding sequence ATGTCGGCTAACCTTATCAACCTACTGATCGAGGCCACGGGCCAGACGCTTTATATGGTCGCCATCTCGGCGCTGCTGGGGACGCTGCTTGGCCTGCCCTTGGGGTTGTTTCTGGCGACCTCGCAACGCGGCGAACTGCTGTCGGCCCCGTGGGTCAACAAGGTGCTCGGGCTGGTGGTCAATGCCACGCGGTCGGTGCCGTTCATCATTCTGGTGGTCGCGATCATCCCCTTCACGCGGATGGTTGCGGGCACGTCGATCGGCACGACAGCCGCGATTGTGCCATTGACGATTGCCACGGTGCCCTTCATCGCGCGCCTGGTGGAAAACGCGATCCGCGAGGTTGACTCCGGCCTGATCGAGGCGGCGCGCGCCATGGGCGCGACCCCGTTGCAGATCATCCGCAAGGTGCTGCTGCCCGAAGCGCTGCCCGGTATCACGCTTGGCCTTACACTCGCCATTGTTAGCCTGATCGGCTATTCCGCCATGGTCGGTGCCGTGGGCGGCGAAGGCCTTGGCGATCTGGGCATTCGCTATGGGTATCAACGGTTTATGCCCGACGTTATGGCTGTTGTCGTGATCATCCTCATCGTCTTGGTGCAGCTTGTGCAATCGATCGGCGAACGCATCGCAGCCGCTGTCGACAAACGCGCCACCAAAAGCGGCGGGCAATAG
- a CDS encoding methionine ABC transporter ATP-binding protein has product MTEPNGASITFENVGKAYSKSGGTTVTALEGVSLAMEPGSITGIIGRSGAGKSTLLRMVNGIEQPTTGSVLVGGQNVGAAKGSKLRAIRRDVGMIFQHFNLLASRSVAGNIALPLEIAGVPSSQIKPRVADLIERVGLSAHATRYPAELSGGQKQRVGIARALATGPKVLLSDEATSALDPETTQTVLSLLKDINRELGLTILLITHEMAVVRDIASHVAVIDGGRIVEHGETYDIFTAPQHATTRSFLSGVTGVTLPAFVKDRLVPNAPAQGGEEVIRVTFAGQHATDPMLARLTQDMGIPVNILAGAVEEIGTRPFGNLLVSLPVAKAAEARSFLESHGLMTEVLGYVG; this is encoded by the coding sequence ATGACAGAACCCAACGGCGCTTCGATCACGTTCGAGAACGTGGGCAAAGCCTATTCCAAATCCGGCGGCACGACTGTCACGGCGCTTGAAGGCGTTTCTCTGGCGATGGAGCCGGGATCAATTACCGGCATCATCGGACGGTCGGGGGCTGGCAAATCGACGCTGCTGCGCATGGTCAACGGGATCGAACAGCCCACGACGGGCTCGGTTCTGGTGGGCGGGCAGAATGTGGGGGCTGCAAAAGGGTCCAAGCTGCGTGCGATCCGTCGCGATGTGGGGATGATCTTTCAGCACTTTAACCTGCTGGCCTCGCGCAGCGTGGCGGGCAACATCGCCTTGCCGCTGGAAATCGCCGGTGTGCCGTCCTCGCAAATCAAACCCCGCGTGGCCGACCTGATCGAACGCGTCGGACTTAGCGCGCACGCCACACGCTATCCGGCAGAGCTGTCGGGCGGGCAAAAGCAACGCGTCGGGATCGCCCGCGCCCTCGCCACCGGCCCCAAAGTGCTGCTGTCGGACGAGGCGACATCCGCGCTGGACCCTGAAACGACGCAAACGGTGCTGTCGCTGCTCAAGGACATCAACCGCGAACTGGGGCTGACCATCCTACTGATCACCCACGAGATGGCCGTGGTCCGTGACATCGCCAGCCACGTCGCCGTGATCGACGGGGGCCGCATCGTCGAACATGGCGAGACCTACGATATATTCACCGCGCCTCAGCATGCGACCACACGGTCTTTCCTGTCGGGGGTGACCGGCGTCACCCTGCCCGCTTTCGTCAAGGATCGTCTGGTCCCAAACGCCCCCGCGCAGGGCGGCGAAGAGGTGATCCGCGTGACTTTTGCAGGCCAGCACGCCACCGACCCGATGCTGGCGCGGCTAACGCAGGACATGGGCATTCCGGTCAATATCCTTGCCGGCGCGGTCGAGGAAATCGGCACCCGCCCCTTCGGCAATCTGCTGGTATCGCTGCCTGTGGCCAAAGCCGCAGAGGCGCGTTCATTTTTGGAAAGCCACGGGCTTATGACGGAGGTGCTTGGCTATGTCGGCTAA